One region of Parambassis ranga chromosome 21, fParRan2.1, whole genome shotgun sequence genomic DNA includes:
- the LOC114453764 gene encoding uncharacterized protein LOC114453764 → MDEFVKTKLNEWQLDTLLDTFKEQEVDEESFLLLDDAAMQHLIPKIGQRLKFQKHHKELLQAACSTKDQCLSEKNVETVASTTLLTVVLHPEFAIRQMLGGSLEGRSILSTLDEKQSITSKERKLLVRLLVSHLIEKHGEMPPSDTKIALAMALIYEFPCLKDDTGSSYGAWYTPGRKHRPATGFLEERLRNVRKRMRSLIRPRQQEPQEDHAVLTPDSLSSPQNIREMVAWLKANKYPVSEVEAKMKETSIHRSKWIRCNGSKTISEILREFPRLTDNPGMISQDFQQLHPEAAGQMFEKWPAIADKILKYAQREGKINVVPDDVTPGERALKALPNLLPPSLFKRGGKIVRPTTAESQRAFVNMQPVGTNIVEYLTNVDNTFPHVLSLGHERVSQTFLVVEGHAIETDSLLEAVDLCFKSFYVFDTNYPKECQPTWEFLQHCIYEINGQESSAVKFLRTAIAHT, encoded by the exons ATGGATGAATTTgtcaaaacaaaattaaatgaATGGCAGCTGGACACCCTGTTGGATACATTCAAAG AGCAGGAAGTGGATGAGGAGAGTTTCCTTTTGCTGGATGATGCTGCCATGCAGCATCTTATTCCAAAAATTGGTCAACGTCTCAAATTTCAAAAACATCACAAGGAGCTT CTCCAAGCTGCCTGTTCGACAAAGGATCAATGTTTATCAGAAAAGAATGTTGAAACGGTGGCATCGACAACTCTGCTTACTGTGGTGCTTCATCCAGAATTT GCGATTCGCCAAATGTTGGGAGGTAGCCTTGAAGGGAGATCTATATTAAGCACTTTGGATGAGAAGCAATCAATTACATCCAAAGAGAGGAAGCTTCTTGTGAGACTTCTGGTATCCCACCTTATTGAAAAACATGGCGAAAT GCCACCCTCAGACACTAAGATAGCACTTGCCATGGCGTTGATTTATGAATTTCCATGTCTTAAGGATGACACAGGCAGCAGCTAT GGAGCATGGTACACACCTGGCcgaaaacacagacctgctacAGGTTTTTTGGAGGAGCGCTTGAGAAATGTCAGAAAGCGTATGAGGAGCCTGATTCGCCCGCGCCAACAGGAACCACAAGAGGACCATGCTGTCCTTACACCAG ATTCACTTTCATCTCCCCAAAATATTCGAGAGATGGTTGCCTGGCTGAAAGCTAACAAATATCCAGTCTCTGAAGTGGAGGCCAAGATGAAGGAAACCTCCATACACAGAAGCAAATGGATTAGATGTAACGGCTCCAAAACCATCAGTGAAATCCTGAGGGAGTTTCCCAGGCTGACAGACAATCCTGGCATG atATCGCAAGACTTTCAGCAACTTCATCCTGAGGCAGCAGGACAAATGTTTGAGAAGTGGCCTGCAATTGCAGACAAAATCTTAAAATATGCCCAACGAGAGGGAAAAATAAATGTTGTGCCAGATGATGTCACACCTG GTGAGAGAGCTTTAAAGGCCTTACCAAACCTGCTTCCCCCATCACTCTTCAAAAGAGGTGGAAAAATTGTGAGACCCACGACAGCGGAGTCTCAAAGGGCATTTGTTAACATGCAGCCT GTTGGAACCAATATAGTGGAGTACCTGACAAATGTGGATAACACCTTTCCACACGTTCTGTCGCTGGGACATGAGAGAGTGTCTCAAACATTTCTGGTTGTGGAAGGCCATGCCattgagactgactcgctgcttGAAGCTGTGGACCTGTGCTTTaagtctttttatgtttttgacacGAATTACCCAAAGGAGTGCCAACCCACATGGGAGTTTTTGCAGCACTGCATTTATGAAATAAATGGACAAGAATCTTCAGCTGTCAAATTTTTGAGGACAGCCATTGCCCATACCTAG